The nucleotide window CGGGAGAGACACCCCCTAAGTTTAACTTGCGACCAATTATATGAATTTTGGCACCTGCCTTGTCGCCTCCATCACGTGTGGGTCCAGCCTCGTCAACTTCAGTGCGTTTTCGCGCCTGAACATCACAGTCTAAACACAAACTAACACTATCACCTGCTGATTATCTCAACAAGAGCGATCGCACAGGTTTCCAAGATGCCCAAGTGTAAGCCTACCTCCTAATCAACTATATATCTCAAAGAGGAAACTCTCGCTAACTCATATTACAGTCTTCTGTGAGCCCCGTCCCTCGTGCGCCCGAATCAACAAAGACCCCTCCAACTGACAACTTGCTCCCAGGCGATTATTGCGATGTCTACCTCACGCATGATTCCATGAGCGTGCGCAAGGCTCATAACAGTGGTCGAAACCATCTTCGAAATGTAGTTGATTATTACCAACGTGTGTCCAGTCTGGAGGCCATATTATAGTATGAAACTGACGTCCTTCACAGAAATCGGCCACGAGAAGGCTCAATCCGTCATCGACTCCATCACCTCTTCTTATGCTGCTGAAGGCCAGGCCCACGCGAATCCTATGCTTCCCCAAAATCAACCTGGACAGGGCTTTCCTCCCCCTCCCTTCGCGTTCCCAGGTGGTAAGAAACAAGATACCATGATAATTAGACATCAGGAGTACTTACACATGATAGGTATCCCTCCTCCGCCTTTTCCGGGGATGCCAGGTGCGCCTCCTGGACAATTCCCTCAAGGACTACCTCGTAAGCACATCTTTTTCCCTCGAGGACAAAATCATTTCTGACAGAATCCAGCCCCTCCTGGCGGTGGTCGAGGCATGCCCCCAATGCCCCCATTCCCTGGGCCCAATGGCATGCCTGTACCTCCTAACGGTCTTCCAttccctcctcctccaggcGGCTTCCCGTTCCCTCCTCCGGGCGCCCCAGGAGGACCTGGTGCTTCCGGCGGTGCCCCTCCTCCTTTTCCTGGCATGCCTGGCATGCCTCCGCCCGGCCAAGGATTTCCACCACACGGATTTGCTCCTCCCGGAGCCGGAGCTCCCGGACATGAGAAGCGATGAGTGTCATTTCTGTGGCAAGGATGAGGTTTGGGCTGATTATAGCCATAGCATTATTGGCGAATTGGGCGTTAGACAAGAACTGGGAAAATGGAAAGTATTGCCAGTTTGAGATACTGCGAGGTAAATGTTTTGTTTAATAAGAGGCGGGCTCCCGAGCACGAAATGAGCATCGGACGTCTCGCAATTTAGGTTTATTGGATAGTTACAGGA belongs to Fusarium oxysporum Fo47 chromosome V, complete sequence and includes:
- a CDS encoding U1 small nuclear ribonucleoprotein C (hypothetical protein NECHADRAFT_80502; U1 snRNP C; hypothetical protein NECHADRAFT_80502. U1 snRNP C; hypothetical protein NECHADRAFT_80502. U1 snRNP C. hypothetical protein NECHADRAFT_80502. U1 snRNP C), coding for MPKFFCDYCDVYLTHDSMSVRKAHNSGRNHLRNVVDYYQQIGHEKAQSVIDSITSSYAAEGQAHANPMLPQNQPGQGFPPPPFAFPGGIPPPPFPGMPGAPPGQFPQGLPPPPGGGRGMPPMPPFPGPNGMPVPPNGLPFPPPPGGFPFPPPGAPGGPGASGGAPPPFPGMPGMPPPGQGFPPHGFAPPGAGAPGHEKR